CGTGCCTTAAGATCGGTGGGTGACCAGGAGGACATCCGCTCGGTCATGGCGGCTTTGTAGAACCTGTTGGGTGCCGTGCGTTTGCTAATTTTGAATTGTAATGGCTTGCCCAGCGGGGCGACATCGACAGGAGCTGAGTGGTATCTAGAAGCCATCCTGGTCTATCTCCAAGAGATTGTAGGGTTACAGGGATATATAGGTTGACCAAGCGTGGTGGTGTGATTGGCATATTTGCACAGAGGGGTTGCCCTGCATTGGTCCATACTATTTATATACATCGCAATCACAGACAATAGATGCATTGCTCAAACATCTGCTCTAGAAATGGGCTCGGGACTTGCATCCTTTCGCCGTTGATGCCAGGACCTGCTTGTGACTGGAGAACATCAACATGACATCACAGCCTCTACAGGGCCAAGATGAAAGATTGTCTCCAGAATTTTCCGTGATTCTATTCTTATGTGTCATTACAAATCAAAGAAATCTGTAATTGTCTTGACATTTCACCATATAGCTTGTTGTACAACGATGCGGACGTGGGCTGAGTCCGGAGTATTCTGGGTACTTGCAGGAGATGTGCAACGGTGGTGAGAAGCCGAGGATTGCCGTCCACAGACCTCCATTCAACTCCTGATTCGTTCGGTAGTGTAAAATGTATCCTCGCATCAGGGAGTCGTAACTAGTGTTAACTAGTGAAAACCGCTGATCATAGCAGATACATGTCCTTGTCGACTCGCCGTCGCCTGGACCTTTTCATTATCAGTTCTGCTTTGCGTTCAGCCCACATTTCAATCTGGAGCTCATCAGCAGTTTGTACGCCCAATGTCGGACAACGGATTCTTACGTTGGTGAACTTGGACAACAGCCATGCAATGACTGTCAAGAGTAACAATATACCGCCAACGAGTGGGTACCATCTCCAGGATGGATCATCTTTCAGTAAATCCACGTTCATTCCGAACAGGGACTGCGAGGATTAGACAGCTACAGCTGGGACAATGTCTGATAACTTACGGATGCGAATGTAAGAGGGAGAAAGACAAACTGTCACCAGTCAATGTATACGACACAGGAAGACTGGCTGATCGGCCACACGTACAGTAATCCAGCTGATCCGCTTCAAACTCGTTGCCAAGCTGGTCGAACGATGCGCTTCGTTGATAGAGACCCAGGCGAACTCCTACCCGGACAAAAGCGTCAGTTCTGATGCTGGACGTGAAAGGGGGTGATATAACTTGCTATCTGTAAGAGATCTCGCATGGTCTGTTCTAGTTTATCCACTTGATTTTGGATGTCTCGCTCCGCGGCGTCGATGGTTTGATGCATTTGCTCACTGAACCGACGAGTTTCGCTGTAGCGTTGGTATTGTGAGACAAAGTGACGCGCCTGGCTGAGCTGTTCCTCTAGTGTCCCTTGAAGTCGGGTCCACTGCTGCATATTCTCGGCAACTGCGTCGATTAAGAGGTCATCTTTGCCTCGAGCGGTCAGTTGATGGGAGCGCTAGCTTGTCAGCGTCATTTCTCAAGAGTGCACGGCTCATCGAACGAGAACATGAATATACATACAAGGCGACTCAGAACACTTCTGGCGTCTCGACAGAAATTCATCCAGTCTTCTCTCCATGTCTGCATGAATAGCTGAATGAACTCCAAGTCATTCTTAGGAACCCAGCCGAATGGCAGATTACTGAAGTAATGTATGGCCTTCGGAGGGACTTCGAGGACAGCCCATTCAATTGTTCGGAAGGTACCATTCTGATAACTGGGGAAGTTCCCCTCGTTGTGACCGCCAGGAAGTGTATGAGACATTCTCAGATTCATTTGAATGGACAAGGTAAATGTCCTGCAGGGGCTTTTGTTCCCCAGAGAGAACCTCAGCTCGTTCGGCGAATGGCCTACCTGCAGATAAGTTTTCCACAGTTGATTCTCCCGGAAGAGTCTGTCTTGTCAGAACCGCGAACGAAAGAGGTCTATGGAATCAAACGTACATCAGATGGGTTTCGTCTGCCGTCTTCGGCATATTTCTGATATGCGCCTCCAATTCGCCTTGAATAAGCCATTGTGCTGTCTTGGTTCCATTACGGGCAACCGCAATGTCGACAGCCACTGCAGTGACCTCCCTGCTGCGCTGTCCGATATCGCTGTCATCATCGTTTTCTTGTTCTTTAATCCTGAGCATTCTTTCACGTTGATCCAATAACGCCGCCACTGCCGCACGGTCGCCCTCCTCGatggccatcttcatcaaaggGATCGCATTGTGGCCGTGTCCCGTGCGCATATCATTCAGGAAAACCAAGTCTGCCGACGACTTGACGGTGCTGCAAGGACCGAACCAGTCCACATTCTCAAGGCCTTGAATACTGGCTCGGTGCTCTAGGAGGACTGCTACCGTTGCGCGATCGGCCTGCTGCAGCGCTATCCTCATAAGAGGAATCGTGTTGTATTCGTCCTCATGTTCTAGGCTGGGCTTGTATCTCTCGAGAAAGGGCTTGAGCAGACGAGAACGGCTTTCTTGGATCATGATGCGCAGGGAGACAATATCCCTTTTTAAGATTGTCCCCGTCTTAACCCCAGAGATCAGCATGTCTGCGATCTCGTAGTGGTTCCATTCTAGCGCGTAGATCAAGGGTGTCTTCCTATACCGGTCGATGGAGTTAGGGTCAGCCCAGGCGGTCTGCAAAAAATGCTTGACAAGTTCTTGATCGCCTTTCTCGCAAGCCCAGGAGAGGAATGTCCTCCGAGCTTTCGTCATAGGCTCGACGCCGTGCTTGGGTCCCAATAGAGTGAGCCATTTTTGAAGATAATCTCCTTTCCCGGGCTGATACTGCTGCTCCATCGCTGTTCGCTTGATTGTGTTACTGATAAACCACCATAAGGGTAGCTGTCCCTCTCTATCATGAATGTCCACGCTGGCACCATGATTCACCAGAATGGTTGCTGTCTCCAGATGCCAATTCTCCGCAGCCCACGAGAGTGGCGTCCGACCTCGTGCATCCTTGTAGTCCGCATCCGCTTTACCTTTGGTTAATAGGACCTCCACCACCCGATCATAACCTCGCTCTGCCGCCCTCGACAATGGCGTGCGGCTTCGCGAGTCTGGCAAGTCCGATTCGACATTTTTCTGCAATAGCAAATCGACCATGCGGTAGTCGCCCCCTTTAACAGCCCAATGAAGCGGTGTTTCACCATGGTAATCCGCAAGATCGGGGTTAGCTCCTCGatcgaggaggaattgcAACACAAGGTTGCAATTGTTGTATGTCTCCGGTGATTGGGTCAAATCGTATGAAGCCGCCCAGGAGAAGGCGGTTCGGCCCGTACTGTCTCTGATGTCGGGGGATACGCCAGAAAGAAGCGATCTAAGCTGGACTATGTCCCCGCATCGAGCAGCGTGCATCAACTGATGGATTTCCTCATCATTAAGGGCGAGATGTGATGCCGCTACCACCATTGTTCCTCATATTTGCCCGACTAAGTTCTGTGAGAAGATAAGGATTCGGTGGATTAAGCTCCTGTACTGCCATCCGTTTTCTTTGGCAGAAAACGGGGTTGAAGGGTCTTGCTCAGCCTCCATGTTTGCAGCGTGGCTTATTGGTTACGCAGACGGCACTTATGCACAAGTCTTGCTGCTAATTTAGACTCTTGGCCGCTCTGTCTGCAAGTGATTCTGAAGCTGCAGCGCTTCGAGTTACAAACAATGGCTGCATAAATCTTCAAGGAGCCCAGACTCCTTTTTCATACTGAAACAATCAAATAGAGCGATATGGGGCTTGGTTGGGTTGTGCTTCCGATGGGGTTGTAggacgtacggagtaggcaCCGACGAACAGGAATTCAGAGCCATGTGACTTTTATGAACCACCTGCGGGAGTCTGAAGTGTCGGGTTAAGCAAACACTTTGCGATGTATATTGTTGCTTGGATTAGTTAAATAAAGCGTGTGCTCTTGAGGATATTACGGCTATGTTTCGTTAATAAGATTCCTCCTTCCGGTGAATCTACGGCTCCACTAGCGATCACAGAAGGAGTAACACTGGTATATGCGCGCGAATACGTGCTTTATTCGAGAGAGATTGCAGGTCCTCTAGAGTAAAGAATGACTTAGACAGTACCAGTAAGGTGATGCGAACTGGGAAGAGAGTCCATCCCTTGGACGGGGGCTCCCCAAGTGTTTGCACCTTTCGCAGTGAAGCCAGAAAGTATCATTGCTAAACAGCGAGATGCATGGGAGGATAGGGAGCAGCAGTCAATGCTCGGGAGTACGGATGCCCTTGGGTGACTGGCCTTCCATAACATATTTCAGTCTTCCAAAAATGTGCGTCTGAGAAAGCTATACCCGGGAGGTTGCTAAAACCCAGAGAAGCCTGGGTCTAGTTAGCCACTATTCTTTCCGGTATCCAACAATGTGGCAGATCAATAGATATAGCATCACTCAGAAGCTAATATTCAAAGAGCTTGCGCCGATTTTTAACTCAACGATGACCATAGAGGTTGTCTCAAGAGTAAGATAGTGCCCGTCTGTAGCCGATGTTGTAATATATTCTGGCTTATCGTGGATAGGTTATCTCCGCATCAACACAGCTGTCTCTTTATGCCATTCAACTCTGTTGTTTGATCTTCCTCGTTGTGATATCATTTATTACAACCACAAATAATAGTCTCACATGATGTCCATCCGATTGCACATGGCTCCAGCTTTGCAATCCTCCCGATCGGCGATTTCGAGTACTTGTTATCGCAACCGCTCTATGGAAAGATAGGACTATTGTGGGCAAGGACGGTCTTATTCTAAAAGTTGGGAGATAAGACCCACACATTCCACAAGCTTATTGCATAGTCTCGTGGCTCGGGCTGTCCGAGGTTGCAACTTGGGAGGACTAACTGtcaggatgacaaggaaTTCCTGCTTGAGCTGGACAAGTGCAAGCTCCACTGCCGAAGGAGCTAGATGGCTTGGTAAAGGCTTCGCGTTGCTACCTACCTATGTAGCTCCGCCTGGGCCTCCTGAAGCCGGCAAACCTTATTACTGGCCGCTTTACTTGGCGTTATCAGTGTACCTGTGGTGCGATATCGCGTGATTTGAAGCATGTCCACCGCACTCACCAGCTGCCAACTTCGGATTCCGTGTCAAAACTCTGTATTGGTTGTCATTTGCAACTCAGTTATTAACCTTGAATGTACCTTTCAGCCCGTTCACTTGTTCTTGGTGGTACGGATACCCCGTTTATAAGCGGACCAGTCAGGAAGACCTGAACAGGCCAGTATCTTGAAGGTTTCAAGTACAATGTAACCTCACCAAAACTACATGTTACCACATATTGGCTGGCCTATGACCCCTGGAGGTGGTACATTATCACATTCCCTTTTTGGCATGTAGATAGAACAGTGTCAGGAGAGCTTCGTTATTCCGCATCTGCTTGGATCTTCATGCAATCACGTAGCTCTTCCCAACCTATGTCGAAAGACATGCGGCGCGGAGCAAATCGCCGAACAGGGATTCGGAGGGGAATATGCTATGTTTGATCGATGGGGGCGAGTAATGTCCCTGTGTGTCGAGTGTCGAGGGCAGATCGGCGAAAACTGAGGGCTCGCGCGGGGGGAACTAGTtagctacggagtactgtgcCTTCGCATATTCCCCCCCTTTGTCTGCGACTAAGACGCACCAGCCTGAACGAGGAAGTTTTAGTGCCTGGACGTCCGAGTCCAAGGCTAAGCTTGGTACTCTTGCCGAATGCCAAGGGTAATTGGCTTTTGCCATGTCCGTCACTCCACCTACAGTATTCACGGTCTGCGACGATGCAGTCATTGGTTGCTGAGGATATCATTTGGAGGGACTAACAAGGAACGATAACCCCTCTGGTCACTCAATATTTATTTTACCTGTCCTCGAAATCCAATTGAGTTTCGTGGGGCCGTCCAGGGTCGCAATGCGTATCCAATAGTCAGCATCGGTCGTGTTGGAAGCGGCGGACGGAAGCCCACGAGGGCCAATAACTTACAGAAACATGTGCCACCACTGCCATGGGGTTCAAGGATAAGGATCACTTTCAACTGCACTCATCCAGAGTGACGCTGATACCTCATTCGCATGAGCAGCAGGGGGCGGATAACCATTCGTAAGTCTCACAAACTTTGTGATACCAAGTAGCCAGTTGCATTCCCAGCCTGCACAATATCTCCGAGAATACCTAGCCAGTCGAGGACGGTCTGAAATGCCCGCCCATCGGAGACTCTCCTATCGCAGGGGATTGAATGGAATCATTTACCATTAGATCAGTCAAGAGGCGACGAACAGGCCCTTTGGTGCTGGGTTCAATTGGCCAAACTGGAACTGGTTAGTTGAAGTGTGACATATAGACAGTGAAAGATGGTAGAGTACTGGACCAGCGATAGACACCTGGCCTGGTGTGCGATATTGTTATTCctacccttcttcttctctcctcccctcaCTCCGCGTTTGTCTCTGCTCTTCCCACTCCGTCTCTTATTTATGCTTCACTCTCCCCTGCGCATGTTTGCtgtcttttctcttccccgTGCGaacccttccccttccctttccttccGTTTCATCTCGACTTCTTCCGTCCTCCTCTCGACAGTCTCTGAGTCTTGTATCAGCCACTTGCAGTCATGAGCGATCCTGTCGACGCTGCAGACTTGGTGGCCGTGGCTCAGGCTCACGCCCCCAAGCAGTCTCTGGAGGTCGTCCCAGTGAAAGAACACGAGACTAGGGTGGTTGCTACAGCTCGTAGACTTGATGATCAAGGTCGTGAAATTCCaactgaagaggaagaacacACTCTTCGTCGCGTCGCTGGCAAGGTTCATTGGACTGCGTACACGATCGCCTTTGTCGAACTCTGCGAGCGTTTCTCCTACTATGGAACCACTGCTGTCTGTACGTAGTGAGCCCTTCTGCCTAATGGAGAAAGCTCACCTTTTTGCAGTTGTCAACTTCATTCAGCAGCCTCTCCCCGATGGTTCGAGCACTGGAGCCGGTCACAGTGGACAGTCTGGCGCCCTAGGCATGGGTCAAAGAGCGTCTACTGGCCTGACAACTTGTGAGTTCCTTGTCTCTACATTTTTTTTGTCGTCAGTGTATGCCTGACACTTGCCATAGTCAACACATTCTGGTGTTATTTGATGCCTATTCTGGGTGCTTACATTGCCGACGAGTTCTGGGGACGGCTGAAGACGATTCAGGTTTCCATCGCCTTCGCGATGGTTGGACACATAATTCTGATTATTTCCGCCTTGCCATCTGTTATCGCTCATCCACATGGCGCTCTGGGATGCTTCGCCGTCGGTTTGGTCATCTTTGGAATTGGTGTCGGAGGTTTCAAGTACTGATACCCATCTCCCTTGATGTAGATGGTGCCCTAACACGTATGCAACAGGTCAAACATTGCCCCTCTGATAGCTGAACAGCACAAGGAAACAAGGTCCTTCATCAAGGTGATACCCAAGACAGGCGAGCGTGTCATTGTGGACCCTGCTCAGACGATCACTCGGATTTTCCTGTACTTCTACTTCATGATTAACGTCGGCGCCTTGGTTGGCTCAATCGCCATGGTGTATGCCGAGAAATACGTGGGATTCTGGCTTGCATTTCTTCTCCCAACCATCATGTTTGCGTTCTGCCCTGCTGTGATCTTTGCATGCCGCAACAAGTACGAGGTCACACCCGCTACCGGCTCGGTTTCCGCGAAAGCATTCAAGCTCTGGGCTTTTGCTCTCCAAGGCCGCTGGTCGTGGAATCCAGTGCGATTGTTAGTGCTCCTCACTCCATGTCGAGTTTTCTTCGTACTGACTCCCCTTGTAGCGTGCGGAATTGCCAGTCTCCTGACTTCTGGGAGAGAGTGAAGCCCAGCAGGGTTCAAAATAAGCCAGAGTGGATGACATTTGATGACCAATGGGTCGATGAAGTACGCAGAGCTGTCAAAGCGTGTGCTGTCTTTCTCTGGTATCCTGTCTACTGTATGTGTCCATATCACAAACGTCGTGAACAAAACTTACCGAGATGATAGGGTTGGCCTATGGGCAGATGACCAACAATCTGACCTCGCAGGCAGCCACAATGCAGCTGAACGGTGTCCCTAACGACTTGATCAATAACCTGGACCCTCTTGCATTAATCATCTTCATTCCAATCATGGATCAGTTCATCTACCCCGGCATCCGCAGGATGGGATTCAACTTCACCCCGCTCAAGAGGATTTATGTTGGCTACTTCCTTGCCTCCATGTCCATGATAGCGGCTGCCGTCACGCAATACTACATCTACAAGATGAGCCCATGTGGCGACCACCCCAGCGACTGTGACAAACCGGCACCAATCAACGTGTGGGTTCAGACTCTGCCGTATGTCCTGATCGCCTTCTCGGAGATCTTCACTTCCATCACGGGCTATGAGTACGCATTCACGAAGGCTCCCAAGAACATGAAGAGTTTAGGTACGTCGTCGCTCAGATAAGTGACCAGCTCCATCACTAAGTTGTCTACAGTCCAATCGATTTACCTCTTCATGAACGCCATCTCGTCTGCAATCCAGCAAGGACTTACGGCGTTGTCCACTGATCCGCTCCTGATCTGGAACTATGGATTCGTGGCTGTTCTGGCGTTTGTTGCTGGTAACCTCTTTTACCTAACCCACTATTCGCtggacaaggaggaggaccGACTCAACAATCTCGAGGCTTCGGCGTACTTGGGTACTAACCCTGGTGCTCGAGATGAAAAGATTGACCCGGAGCCGTAGACGCTACTTGGCTTCCGGAGTTTGATTGAAGGGAGGAATGCCAGTGTGGAGTTGGGGGCTTCGTCTAATTGTACTACCGACTTGGTATGTACATCTACTAGTTATGCAGGACATGCGAAATAATGAAATGTAATGACCTTTTATGTCGAACACTCGATTGCATAGAACAGTGTCATCTTGACTTGGACATCATTCGTAGCCTGAACATCGATGGAAagtgaaaaagaaaagactgAAAGAGATGAGATTGACTGAGCATATGCTGTACATCACCATTATACACGACCATGTATCAAACATGGGAAGTTTTGTAAATCTAGACGCCATATCCCGACAcaagatgcaaagaagaagaaaacaaagcaGGACAGGAAGTCTACCCGACTGAAAGAACGACAAGGACCCCACGCTTCACGTAGCTCCACCAAACAGAAATCCACGAGGGACAAGTTcacttcttctccttctcctccttctcctccttctcctcgtgCTTTTCCGTCGGCGCCGGCGCAGCCTGCGCACTCGCATCGTCTTGATGCTCATGAGGCTTCTCATACAGCGGCTGATGCTTCTGCTTCAaccgctcctcctcagcagcaaccatATCTTTCCACAGATCGCCACTCTGAGGATCATGCGCCGCAGCAGGGGTCGGAGTCTGAGTCGGCGCCGCCTCCTTCTCGCCCGCagccttcttccccttcttcgccgcatCTAGCAACCCCTTACCCTTCCTCTGATCCGAGATCTCAAACGCCGCCGACGCAACCAGCACAGCGAGGGTTAGGCCCTGCGCATACACACGCGCCTGCACGATCTTCTGCGAACCGGTCAGGTACGGGTTGCGGCTCACCATGGCAAACGAGCCAATCATGCTAGCCACCCACGTGGCGCCGACGATCTTGTACTTCTCGCGGCGCGCAAAGGCCATCGTGCGGTCGATGAAGCTCATCCccgccagctcctcctggcGGAGGCGCTCCTCGCGGGACTCGTACCATTGGCGCTCGGCGTTGCGGGAGGCTTCAAAGGAGCGTGAGGCGTGGTCGGCCGCGATGATACCGAAGAAGGTTCCCGAGGAGGTGACCAGGAAGGATTTCATGGGGAGGGTGAGGTTGCGGATGGTGGCGTAGCGTTTGGAGGCGGCCACCACACCTGCGAATCCGCCGATGAGACCGACTATGCCGCCGACGGTGCCGCCCTTGAGGACCTCTCTGATGAAATTCAAGTTAGTAATTGTTCAATTGGTTTGATCTTTCGAGGAGGCGATCACGTAGAAGAAAGTTGAGGGTGCTTACCTGTAATgagcgtcttcttcttccttgctgaGGATCTTCATGGTGACGGGATTTGGGTTTTAGTGCGGATGATAGGTATGTATGTACTGAGCAGATCGAAACCACAGGAGGATTATATGTATCAAATGCAGAGTTGAGGCGAGGATGGAGTGAGAGAAGATAATTATAGATGAGCCACCACTCAAAATAGGGAAAATTTCGGATGAGGGCAAAATGAGGTCAGAGTGAAGACAAAGACCGAGCAGCATAGGCCGGGTGACGTACGATAACTTGCGACAGGCGGGCGGGATCTGCTTCTCTGCCGGATCGGCGATTGCTCGGGAACGCCTTCAAGCTTGCCAGGCAGTCGCTGATTAATTAACACCCACAGCAGTTTCTTCTCGCACGAGACACACCAGAATAGAATCTGCTAATCGGGTACGGGACCAATGAAACGCTCTACTTTGTGCCCCAACTCCTAATGGCATGATTCTGCATTCCTATGAACCCGACACCACCCAAGGAACTTCTCGAGCACACTGAAAGTAGAATAAGCAATCAATAAACTAATCCATTCCGAGGCGCCGTTCCGCGAAAATAAAACCAGTAGCCAGAAAAATAGAAAATGTGTCAGAGAAAGATAATCCCGTCGTTCCGACCGTCTACGCGCGTACTGGGATTACGATAAAAATGACCAGAGCAGATACAAAGAGaatagtactccgtacggtgAGATGCTAACGGATCTGCTTCCGAATTTAGCGTCGCGACCCCTTCGACGCAGCGATCTGTCGGGCCCGCATTCTCCGGAATCGATCCTCTCCGCTGGCTCCTAATGGACGTGCAAACTTGCTCTCCTGCACCACAGTCGGGCGGGGAACAATGGTGTAACTGGTATGGGTAATCTCGGGGCGAGCACGGTTCGCCAACCGGGGAGGAAGGAGTTCTCGAGAACGAGCTTCTGCCACGCTCGCCTGAGCAGATGTTGTTCGTGTGGTGAGTTTCCTGTAGTACTTGTGAGCATGCGGACTCGCAATGACTACGAACGAGGACAGAAGAATATCATACCTGGGATCATATTCAGCCTCCTGGTAGACCCGCTTCGAGTAGTCGTCGCTCCGTTGTAAGATGGGACGGGTCCATTCCGCAAGCAGCCGCTCGGCCATACGTTTGATGCCAGGCTCGGGACGCTTGCTCTTGGTATAAAACACAATTACTTTGCCAATTCCACTGGCGATTAATGTCTCCTTGTTGATGGGGAGTTTGCTCAATGCGGTCATCAAATCGCGTTGGATGTTGTAGGCAGGCAGCGATCCATCGTCGAGGGGCTCAAGGAAGAATTTGACAGCTTCGAGAAGATTGATTTCAGGATCGACGAGACTGTTGACGTATTGGTTACGGTTCAGGAGCGAGACCACCTCCGGCAACATCTTCAGCTTGTGCATGGCAGGACGGCCTTCGCGGCGATTGTTGGCGTCCATCTGGGCAGCATGTGTCATTCGCTTGCGCATGTCCTCGATTTCAGCATCGGCCATTTGCTCCAGATCCTGCATACTCAGTTAGCTACCACTAACATAGCCCGAGTTTGTAATGCGAGTTGTATAAACATACAATGCCATCTGCCTTGCGGAAGCGTCTCTTTGTGGGTTTCTTCAAAGCCTCATCCATAGCACGATCAAGAGCTCGACGACGACCTATACGTCCATAATGTCAGTTGTGTGTTTCACCCTTTCACCTTCAAGATACCTAAGACGACATACGCGTAGCAGGGTCCAGCAACTCCTCATCTTCGGGAGTGGCG
The DNA window shown above is from Aspergillus fumigatus Af293 chromosome 1, whole genome shotgun sequence and carries:
- a CDS encoding putative MFS peptide transporter; the encoded protein is MSDPVDAADLVAVAQAHAPKQSLEVVPVKEHETRVVATARRLDDQGREIPTEEEEHTLRRVAGKVHWTAYTIAFVELCERFSYYGTTAVFVNFIQQPLPDGSSTGAGHSGQSGALGMGQRASTGLTTFNTFWCYLMPILGAYIADEFWGRLKTIQVSIAFAMVGHIILIISALPSVIAHPHGALGCFAVGLVIFGIGVGGFKSNIAPLIAEQHKETRSFIKVIPKTGERVIVDPAQTITRIFLYFYFMINVGALVGSIAMVYAEKYVGFWLAFLLPTIMFAFCPAVIFACRNKYEVTPATGSVSAKAFKLWAFALQGRWSWNPVRFVRNCQSPDFWERVKPSRVQNKPEWMTFDDQWVDEVRRAVKACAVFLWYPVYWLAYGQMTNNLTSQAATMQLNGVPNDLINNLDPLALIIFIPIMDQFIYPGIRRMGFNFTPLKRIYVGYFLASMSMIAAAVTQYYIYKMSPCGDHPSDCDKPAPINVWVQTLPYVLIAFSEIFTSITGYEYAFTKAPKNMKSLVQSIYLFMNAISSAIQQGLTALSTDPLLIWNYGFVAVLAFVAGNLFYLTHYSLDKEEDRLNNLEASAYLGTNPGARDEKIDPEP
- the rcfB gene encoding HIG1 domain-containing protein, whose protein sequence is MKILSKEEEDAHYREVLKGGTVGGIVGLIGGFAGVVAASKRYATIRNLTLPMKSFLVTSSGTFFGIIAADHASRSFEASRNAERQWYESREERLRQEELAGMSFIDRTMAFARREKYKIVGATWVASMIGSFAMVSRNPYLTGSQKIVQARVYAQGLTLAVLVASAAFEISDQRKGKGLLDAAKKGKKAAGEKEAAPTQTPTPAAAHDPQSGDLWKDMVAAEEERLKQKHQPLYEKPHEHQDDASAQAAPAPTEKHEEKEEKEEKEKK
- a CDS encoding ankyrin repeat protein, translating into MVVAASHLALNDEEIHQLMHAARCGDIVQLRSLLSGVSPDIRDSTGRTAFSWAASYDLTQSPETYNNCNLVLQFLLDRGANPDLADYHGETPLHWAVKGGDYRMVDLLLQKNVESDLPDSRSRTPLSRAAERGYDRVVEVLLTKGKADADYKDARGRTPLSWAAENWHLETATILVNHGASVDIHDREGQLPLWWFISNTIKRTAMEQQYQPGKGDYLQKWLTLLGPKHGVEPMTKARRTFLSWACEKGDQELVKHFLQTAWADPNSIDRYRKTPLIYALEWNHYEIADMLISGVKTGTILKRDIVSLRIMIQESRSRLLKPFLERYKPSLEHEDEYNTIPLMRIALQQADRATVAVLLEHRASIQGLENVDWFGPCSTVKSSADLVFLNDMRTGHGHNAIPLMKMAIEEGDRAAVAALLDQRERMLRIKEQENDDDSDIGQRSREVTAVAVDIAVARNGTKTAQWLIQGELEAHIRNMPKTADETHLMYV
- a CDS encoding transcription factor SPN1; its protein translation is MSDSPEMQPASPSDVVSTHEFQRDLPEEPENAPTPGGDEDHNEEAPEEGAASATPAAESVAETHEDDPADKEDAGVDSDEESILSEVDEAQFEDFDPENVDIEDRPQLAIDEDNLKLIGRHKRKRTEEDGQQVKRKREGRREKKNRRRDMEEGLDEGEDKSRRRDRKKRDATPEDEELLDPATRRRRALDRAMDEALKKPTKRRFRKADGIDLEQMADAEIEDMRKRMTHAAQMDANNRREGRPAMHKLKMLPEVVSLLNRNQYVNSLVDPEINLLEAVKFFLEPLDDGSLPAYNIQRDLMTALSKLPINKETLIASGIGKVIVFYTKSKRPEPGIKRMAERLLAEWTRPILQRSDDYSKRVYQEAEYDPRKLTTRTTSAQASVAEARSRELLPPRLANRARPEITHTSYTIVPRPTVVQESKFARPLGASGEDRFRRMRARQIAASKGSRR